GGAAGCTATGGCGAGTCCCAAACCTGTAAAGAAGATAGCTATCAGAAACATGAAGGTCATCCCGAGAGCCAGGCTAGACAGGCTTGAAATCCTGAAGCCGAGAAGATAGGTGAGGCAAAGTACTACCAGCCCCTGTATTATGGCTATGGTTGCACCTCCAAAGGTTTTCCCGAGCATGATTTCTGTCCTTGAAATGGGAGCTACAAGTGTTTCTTTAAGGAAGCCGAACTGCCTGTCCCAGATGACTTCCAGCCCTGAAAAAATGGCTGTAAAAAGAATCGACATTGCGACAATTCCGGGTGCGAGGAAGTCCATATAGTTTGCTCCTCCGCTGGCTCTGGTATACATCGGCCCGAATCCGAAGCCAAAGGCAACCATGAAAAGAAGAGGCTGCCCGAGAGAACCTATAAGCCGCGCTTTTGAACGCCAGTAATGCTTAAGCTGCCTGAGCCAGAGGATGTAGATTACCTCAATCAAATCCTGCCCCTCCTTCCTTTTCCTCTCATAAACCTCGTTTTACTTCCTGCACTTCCGTTTTCGTCCCTTATGTCCCTGCCTGTAAGTTTAAGGAAGGCTTCTTCTAAAGACTCGGTTTCATTATTGGTTTTTATTTTTTCCAGAGTGCCGGATTCTATGATTTTTCCGTGGTCTATAATTGCTATTTCGTCAGCTACCTCTTCGGCTTCATCCATGTAATGAGTTGTCAGAAAAATCGTCATGCCCCTTTCTTCATTCAGGTTTTTTATATGGGTCCAGATAGACTTTCTCGTCTGGGGGTCAAGCCCCACAGTGGGCTCGTCAAGAAAAAGGATCTTCGGATAATGAACAAGAGCCCTGGCAATCTCAAGCCTGCGTTTCATTCCTCCGGAATACTTTTTTACGAAATCTTTCCGCCTGTCCCAGAGCCCCACAATTTCAAGTGCCTGTCGAATTCTGTTTTCCCTCTCTTTTCTGGGAACTTTGTAGATTACGGAGTGGTATACCATATTTTCGTAGGCTGTAAGCTCTTCATCAAGGCTGTGGTCCTGAAACACTATCCCGAAAGAGGCTCTTGCATTATCCTGTTCTTTCAGTGCATTGAAGCCATTTATCCAGATTTCCCCGGAAGTGGGCTTCAGGACCGTTGTAAGCATTTTGATGGTTGTAGACTTGCCTGCCCCGTTAGGCCCGAGGAAAGCAAATATAGAGCCTGTTTTTACATCAAAACTGATTCCTTTTACTGCGGTGAAATCTTCAAATTTTTTTGTCAGAGATTTAACTGTGAGTATGTTTTGCATGAGAGGACCTGAAATTCTTTTTTCAATAAGGAAAGGAGTAGTTCAATACATTTCAAGTTAAAAGATCTGCTCCACACTTGGCTGAGCAGCTAAATAGAATATTTTTAAAGAACAATATTGATAGAGAATATACTTTCTGCTACTGAAATGAAGACATTATTTATAAATTCTGTTATTTAAATAGAATATGGATTTCATAATCCCAGGTATAATATCTTGAATATCAATAACACGAAATAATAAATCTCTTTAACAGCCTTTTCAAATGATCTGTTGACATTAACCGGCGCAGGTTAAACAATTCCCGACACTTTTTGTGTAAATCCTGTCTCTTAAAGCCACTCTGTTATGGATTTATCTCTGTTTTATGGATTTATCTCTGTTTTCTAAAAGGAAAGGATTTAAATCCTTAAGGAAATGTTTTATTGAAGACAACAGGAGGCTGGCTTTCAGGTTTTGCAGTGCCGGGTCTAAGAACCTCTATGTCACACATTGATATTTAAATATTATTTTGATATTTAAATATTATTTTGATATTTAAATATTATTTGTTAGAATCTGCTTATTTGATTCGTTTGCTTCATGCATGTAAAGTTATTTTTTATTCATAGGTATTTAAGATACCATGAATCTTCAGGCATCATAAATTCTTTAGATATCAGATAAAGTCAACATGTAAAAAACTATCCAATACCAAACTGTCTTATTATCAGCCTGCAGTATAGCTATCATATTACAGGCGGGAGCAGCAAGATATGAAAAGAAAATGGGAACGGGACCTTGGGCTTCAGGGAAGAATGCTCTTCACGATGTTTCTTCTGGCAGCAGTTTACCTTTTTTTCCTTGCATTCCTTTCATACTACGGAACATCTCAGATTTTCATAATTCTATTCATCGGTCTTTTCATGGCCGCCCAGTATTTTTATTCGGATAAGATGGTGCTCTGGACAACAGGGGCGCAGATTGTTTCTGAAAGTGAAGCCCCGCAGCTCCACGGGATGATTACCAGGCTCTGCGCAATAGCTGACCTCCCGAAACCTCAGGTTGCAATTGTAAGGACGCAGGTCCCAAACGCCTTTGCTACAGGCAGGAACCAGAATAAAGCTGTTGTTGCGGTTACGACAGGGCTTATGGACAAACTCTCTCCTGCTGAACTTGAAGCAGTACTTGCGCATGAATTGAGCCATGTAAAGAACAGGGACATGGCTGTCCTGACGATTGCCAGTTTTCTCTCATCAGTGGCTTTCTATATTGTACGCTACAGCCTTTATTTCGGGAATATGGGAGGAGGCAGAAGGAAGGAAGGCGGAGGTATTATGCTTGTCTGGCTTGTTTCCATCGTGGTCTGGATTGTCAGCTTTTTACTGATCCGCGCCCTTTCCCGTTACAGAGAATTCTCTGCTGACAGGGGAGCGGCTGTTATCACCGGGCAGCCTGCAAATCTTGCTTCTGCCCTTATGAAGATAAGCGGAGTTATGGATAGAGTGCCAGGTGATGACCTCAGAAAAGTCGAAGGCATGAACGCCTTTTTTATTATACCTGCAATCTCAGGCTCTTCTATAATGGACATCTTTTCCACCCACCCTTCAGTGGAAAAGAGGATAGCAAAGCTTGAGAAAATGCAGCAGGAAATGAGTTGAAATAAATGAATTGATGAAAAGTCATGTTAAGAACAAAAATGCAAATTAAAGAACAAAAAAGATGAATCAAAAAGATGACTCAAAAAATGAATCAAAAAAATGAAAAATTTAATAAAAGTTAGATTGATTAAAAGCTAAATGGATTAAAACTGCATTGATTAATTAAACTGATTAAAAGCTGAATTATTAAAACTGGATTGATTAAAAAACGAGATTATAAAGGAGATAAGCTTGATGGGTTTCCGGAATTTTGTGGATGCGGTCCTTGGGAGAAGCAGGCTTCCAAAAGCAAAAAGTGACAAGCTATTTGCAATCTCTACAGCAAGCATCACCCTGGAAAGCAGTCTTGGCCTGAAGCCTTCAGGATATGCAGGGATCTGTTTTAAGCCTTTAGGGGCTACCTCTTACGAATCTGCGAGAAAGGAAATCGAAGAGCTTCTGGAATTCAGTTCAAAGGAGACTGAAACTGACTTCAGGCTCGAAAAAGATGAATTTAACTTTCTCTGGGCTATTTTTAAAGATCCTGATTTCGAAGACCTTGTTGCCAGTATTCACCTTGTAAGCCAGACACTTGAAGACAGGGGCTTTGGCGAGCAGATCCTCTGTGCCATTTACAGGTTTGACAGAGAGCCTGAAATTCGGACAGCCGGGCAGGATGAAAAAGCCCATGCAAAAGGAGCCAGAGGAAAATCAGTTTACTGGATCTATAACTTTAAACAGGGGACTTATTATCCCTTTATTCCTCTCTCTGGCAAACAGAGAGACAGCCCCTTTGAATTCAGGCTCAGGGCAGAAATGGAAAGAGAAATGCCTGTAGAAAAGAATGTGGAAAAATGGTATCCCCTCTGGGGAATTCCTTTCTAATTTCTTTTAACCTGTGCGGTGCCATTCTCCATAAAAGGTCATTCTTTCCCTCTGGACCGGGAAGAAAGGATTCTCTTAAAAAGATGGAAAAAAACGGAACAGCCAAATATGAGTGATACTACTTTATTATTTTTCAAACTCCTCCCTTACGGATTTTCATTTTTCTTCCGGGAAGTGCAGTCGGGCAGGCTTTTTCGTACAAATTTATTACTGTGCATCCGATAATATTTAATATCAAAGAACAGTTTAATTCCTGATGCTTCTCTTTGGACATCTGTTTGTTACACTCGGGATATTTTTTGGGCTTGCGATTTTTATACCTCGATTGAAGACGGTAATAAATCCGCGATATCTGGCGATTGGAGCTATTTTACCTGATTTAATAGACAAACCAATCGGTGAAGTGATTTTTGCTTCAACTTTCGGAAACGGACGCATTGTGGGTCATACCCTGCTGTTTTCCCTTCTTCTGTTTCTGGCAGGACTGTACCTGTATGATAAAAGAAGAGATATCAGGGCTCTTTCTCTTTCTGCTGGTTCTTTCCTGCACATTTTCGAAGACCGAATGGGAGCAGACCCTTATACTTTCTTCTGGCCCCTGTTTGGATGGAGTTTTCCCAGAGACTCAAGG
This window of the Methanosarcina mazei S-6 genome carries:
- a CDS encoding ABC transporter permease — its product is MIEVIYILWLRQLKHYWRSKARLIGSLGQPLLFMVAFGFGFGPMYTRASGGANYMDFLAPGIVAMSILFTAIFSGLEVIWDRQFGFLKETLVAPISRTEIMLGKTFGGATIAIIQGLVVLCLTYLLGFRISSLSSLALGMTFMFLIAIFFTGLGLAIASMMKDMQGFQLIMNFLIMPIFFLSGALFPLENLPSAIYFISRIDPLTYGVDGMRGALAGMSVFGIHNDFAIMFILSVLVCIIGAFLFSRVEA
- a CDS encoding daunorubicin resistance protein DrrA family ABC transporter ATP-binding protein translates to MQNILTVKSLTKKFEDFTAVKGISFDVKTGSIFAFLGPNGAGKSTTIKMLTTVLKPTSGEIWINGFNALKEQDNARASFGIVFQDHSLDEELTAYENMVYHSVIYKVPRKERENRIRQALEIVGLWDRRKDFVKKYSGGMKRRLEIARALVHYPKILFLDEPTVGLDPQTRKSIWTHIKNLNEERGMTIFLTTHYMDEAEEVADEIAIIDHGKIIESGTLEKIKTNNETESLEEAFLKLTGRDIRDENGSAGSKTRFMRGKGRRGRI
- the htpX gene encoding zinc metalloprotease HtpX — its product is MKRKWERDLGLQGRMLFTMFLLAAVYLFFLAFLSYYGTSQIFIILFIGLFMAAQYFYSDKMVLWTTGAQIVSESEAPQLHGMITRLCAIADLPKPQVAIVRTQVPNAFATGRNQNKAVVAVTTGLMDKLSPAELEAVLAHELSHVKNRDMAVLTIASFLSSVAFYIVRYSLYFGNMGGGRRKEGGGIMLVWLVSIVVWIVSFLLIRALSRYREFSADRGAAVITGQPANLASALMKISGVMDRVPGDDLRKVEGMNAFFIIPAISGSSIMDIFSTHPSVEKRIAKLEKMQQEMS
- the pspAB gene encoding PspA-associated protein PspAB translates to MGFRNFVDAVLGRSRLPKAKSDKLFAISTASITLESSLGLKPSGYAGICFKPLGATSYESARKEIEELLEFSSKETETDFRLEKDEFNFLWAIFKDPDFEDLVASIHLVSQTLEDRGFGEQILCAIYRFDREPEIRTAGQDEKAHAKGARGKSVYWIYNFKQGTYYPFIPLSGKQRDSPFEFRLRAEMEREMPVEKNVEKWYPLWGIPF
- a CDS encoding metal-dependent hydrolase encodes the protein MLLFGHLFVTLGIFFGLAIFIPRLKTVINPRYLAIGAILPDLIDKPIGEVIFASTFGNGRIVGHTLLFSLLLFLAGLYLYDKRRDIRALSLSAGSFLHIFEDRMGADPYTFFWPLFGWSFPRDSRDFIGVEHLVTMLIKSFHLEFLLAHVTEIRAILTGVLIGVIIVLYWSKKRFKKKDSSKIVREEL